A single region of the Nocardioides aurantiacus genome encodes:
- a CDS encoding ABC transporter permease produces MSTAAAYAVPDLAAHVVQAASSSPWAFFSYFLDNRARTLDWLWAHTWLSVVPVLVGLVLALPLGWLARRYSFVYPPMMSITGVLYTVPSIALFVLIPPLLGLDPLSPLQVPIALSLYSTALLVRVVADGLAAVPQETIQAATAIGFRPVNRFFKVELPIAVPVITAGLRVAIVANVSIVAVAGTIGMTNLGLLFDEGFKLSVDTPYYPPIVLGIVLCVLLALLLDAFVVALDRALTPWRRAVGR; encoded by the coding sequence GTGAGCACCGCCGCGGCGTACGCCGTGCCGGACCTGGCCGCCCACGTGGTGCAGGCGGCGAGCTCCTCGCCGTGGGCGTTCTTCTCCTACTTCCTCGACAACCGCGCCCGGACGCTGGACTGGCTGTGGGCCCACACCTGGCTCTCGGTCGTCCCGGTGCTCGTCGGGCTGGTGCTCGCGCTGCCGCTGGGGTGGCTGGCGCGCCGCTACTCCTTCGTCTACCCGCCGATGATGTCGATCACCGGCGTGCTCTACACCGTGCCCTCGATCGCGCTGTTCGTGCTGATCCCGCCGCTGCTCGGCCTCGACCCGCTCTCGCCGCTGCAGGTGCCGATCGCGCTGAGCCTCTACTCCACCGCGCTGCTCGTGCGCGTCGTCGCCGACGGCCTCGCCGCCGTGCCGCAGGAGACCATTCAGGCAGCCACCGCGATCGGGTTCCGGCCGGTCAACCGGTTCTTCAAGGTCGAGCTGCCGATCGCCGTGCCCGTCATCACCGCCGGGCTGCGCGTGGCCATCGTGGCCAACGTGAGCATCGTGGCGGTCGCGGGCACCATCGGCATGACCAACCTCGGACTGCTCTTCGACGAGGGCTTCAAGCTCTCGGTCGACACGCCGTACTACCCGCCGATCGTGCTCGGCATCGTGCTCTGCGTGCTGCTGGCCCTGTTGCTGGACGCGTTCGTGGTGGCCCTCGACCGGGCGCTCACCCCCTGGCGACGGGCGGTCGGACGATGA
- a CDS encoding ABC transporter permease yields MIGDTFGWLTDAAHWRSTNFDTGIWDQLLAHIGFCAIALVVAVAIGLPLGLWIGHSGKATWLVTVVNAVRALPTVGVLVLLVVVIAPNFYGRTNAGYLIPTEIVLVLLAVPPILSNAYAGVQNVPPAVRDAAFGMGMTGRQVLARVELPNALPLIFSGFRSATLQVIATATIASYVTLGGLGRFIYDGLAQQDYPQMISGGLLVAALALTTDLLLALVQRYTVSRGLTGRLPRAGRVRTEGADSRSAVLTEELASEGAR; encoded by the coding sequence ATGATCGGCGACACCTTCGGCTGGCTGACCGACGCCGCCCACTGGCGCAGCACCAACTTCGACACCGGCATCTGGGACCAGCTGCTCGCCCACATCGGCTTCTGCGCGATCGCGCTGGTCGTCGCGGTCGCGATCGGGCTGCCGCTGGGGCTGTGGATCGGCCACAGCGGCAAGGCCACCTGGCTGGTCACGGTCGTCAACGCGGTGCGGGCGCTGCCCACCGTCGGCGTGCTCGTGCTGCTGGTCGTGGTGATCGCGCCCAACTTCTACGGCCGCACCAACGCGGGCTACCTCATCCCCACCGAGATCGTGCTGGTGCTGCTCGCGGTGCCGCCGATCCTGTCCAACGCCTACGCCGGGGTGCAGAACGTCCCGCCGGCCGTGCGTGACGCCGCCTTCGGGATGGGCATGACCGGCCGCCAGGTGCTGGCCCGGGTCGAGCTGCCCAACGCGCTGCCGCTGATCTTCTCCGGCTTCCGCTCGGCCACGCTGCAGGTGATCGCCACCGCGACCATCGCCTCCTACGTCACCCTCGGCGGGCTCGGCCGCTTCATCTACGACGGGCTCGCCCAGCAGGACTACCCCCAGATGATCAGCGGCGGCCTGCTCGTCGCGGCGCTGGCGCTGACCACCGACCTGCTGCTCGCCCTGGTGCAGCGCTACACCGTCTCCCGCGGCCTGACCGGGCGGCTTCCGCGCGCGGGCCGCGTCCGCACCGAGGGCGCCGACTCCCGCTCGGCGGTCCTGACCGAGGAGCTCGCCTCCGAGGGCGCGCGCTGA
- a CDS encoding glycine betaine ABC transporter substrate-binding protein, producing the protein MKNTLVAIATAATLSLVVAGCGSDSGSGSSGSGSSGGGTIAENMVFGGPPEFKTRADGIPGLEENYGVKFGKYTVTDVGGPVTVNALKRGQVDAVDLFTTDPAIEANDFVILEDPKSNFAAQNIVPIINKDKASDGVTEVLDQISEELSTDTLGDLIGQVANDKEKPEDVAKAWLADEDLDATGDSASGESLTVGSANFTENVILAEIYAQALEAQGADVTTKLNIGSREKYYPALEQGSLDLFPEYTGTILTFIDKEATATSPEDVAKALTEALPENLVALDYSEAQDSDAVVVTAETAEKFDLETIADLAKSAG; encoded by the coding sequence ATGAAGAACACGCTCGTCGCCATCGCCACGGCGGCCACGCTCAGCCTCGTCGTCGCCGGCTGCGGCTCGGACTCCGGCTCCGGCAGCTCCGGCTCCGGCTCGTCCGGCGGCGGCACCATCGCCGAGAACATGGTCTTCGGCGGCCCGCCGGAGTTCAAGACCCGCGCCGACGGCATCCCCGGCCTGGAGGAGAACTACGGGGTGAAGTTCGGCAAGTACACCGTCACCGACGTCGGCGGCCCCGTGACCGTCAACGCGCTCAAGCGCGGCCAGGTCGACGCGGTCGACCTGTTCACCACCGACCCCGCCATCGAGGCCAACGACTTCGTCATCCTCGAGGACCCCAAGAGCAACTTCGCGGCGCAGAACATCGTGCCGATCATCAACAAGGACAAGGCCTCCGACGGCGTCACGGAGGTGCTCGACCAGATCTCCGAGGAGCTGAGCACCGACACCCTCGGCGACCTCATCGGCCAGGTCGCCAACGACAAGGAGAAGCCCGAGGACGTCGCCAAGGCGTGGCTCGCCGACGAGGACCTCGACGCCACCGGCGACTCGGCCTCCGGCGAGAGCCTGACCGTCGGCTCGGCCAACTTCACCGAGAACGTCATCCTGGCCGAGATCTACGCCCAGGCCCTCGAGGCGCAGGGTGCCGACGTCACGACCAAGCTCAACATCGGCAGCCGCGAGAAGTACTACCCGGCGCTCGAGCAGGGCTCGCTCGACCTGTTCCCGGAGTACACCGGCACGATCCTCACGTTCATCGACAAGGAGGCCACGGCCACCAGCCCCGAGGACGTCGCCAAGGCCCTCACCGAGGCGCTGCCCGAGAACCTCGTCGCGCTCGACTACTCCGAGGCCCAGGACAGCGACGCCGTCGTGGTGACCGCGGAGACGGCCGAGAAGTTCGACCTCGAGACGATCGCCGACCTGGCCAAGAGCGCCGGCTGA
- a CDS encoding ABC transporter ATP-binding protein: MIRFDRATKRYPDGTVAVDELELEAPTGEITVLVGPSGCGKTTSLRMVNRMIEPTSGTIWLDDTDTASMPAHELRRKIGYVIQHAGLFPHRTIVDNVATVPYLLGTGKREARSRAMELLERVGLDPAFAKRYPAQLSGGQQQRVGVARALAADPPVMLMDEPFSAVDPVVRDQLQDEFLRLQGELGKTIVFVTHDIDEAIKLGDRVAVLRVGGTLAQVAPPAELLSRPVDSFVAGFVGRDRGYRALGFTETGSLPTHDEPTARLGEAVPEGRDLVLVVDGERRPQGWLDPASASGAVDESDLLRGGTLATQGGTLRAALDACLSSPSRRGVVVDEQGRLLGSLTAREVLDLIERDEEPA, translated from the coding sequence ATGATCCGGTTCGACCGAGCGACCAAGAGGTATCCCGACGGCACCGTCGCGGTGGACGAGCTCGAGCTCGAGGCCCCGACGGGTGAGATCACCGTGCTGGTGGGGCCCTCGGGCTGCGGCAAGACCACGTCGCTGCGGATGGTCAACCGGATGATCGAGCCCACCTCGGGCACCATCTGGCTCGACGACACCGACACCGCCTCGATGCCGGCCCACGAGCTGCGCCGCAAGATCGGCTACGTCATCCAGCACGCGGGACTGTTCCCGCACCGCACCATCGTCGACAACGTCGCGACCGTGCCCTACCTGCTCGGCACCGGCAAGCGCGAGGCGCGCAGCCGGGCGATGGAGCTGCTCGAGCGGGTCGGGCTCGATCCGGCCTTCGCCAAGCGCTACCCCGCCCAGCTCTCGGGCGGCCAGCAGCAGCGCGTCGGTGTCGCCCGCGCGCTGGCGGCCGACCCGCCGGTGATGCTCATGGACGAGCCCTTCAGCGCCGTCGACCCGGTGGTGCGCGACCAGCTGCAGGACGAGTTCCTGCGGCTGCAGGGCGAGCTGGGCAAGACCATCGTGTTCGTCACCCACGACATCGACGAGGCCATCAAGCTCGGCGACCGGGTGGCGGTGCTGCGGGTCGGCGGCACGCTGGCCCAGGTCGCGCCCCCCGCGGAGCTGCTCTCGCGGCCGGTCGACTCCTTCGTCGCGGGCTTCGTGGGCCGCGACCGCGGCTACCGCGCGCTGGGCTTCACCGAGACCGGCTCGCTGCCCACCCACGACGAGCCCACGGCCCGGCTCGGCGAGGCCGTGCCCGAGGGCCGCGACCTCGTGCTCGTCGTCGACGGCGAGCGACGGCCGCAGGGCTGGCTCGACCCGGCGAGCGCCAGCGGCGCCGTCGACGAGTCCGACCTGCTGCGCGGCGGCACCCTGGCCACCCAGGGCGGGACCCTCCGCGCCGCGCTCGACGCCTGCCTGTCCTCGCCCTCGCGGCGCGGCGTCGTCGTCGACGAGCAGGGTCGGCTGCTGGGCTCGTTGACCGCGCGCGAGGTGCTCGACCTGATCGAGCGCGACGAGGAGCCGGCGTGA
- a CDS encoding endonuclease/exonuclease/phosphatase family protein has product MKLRMCRSAVALAVAGAITATLAATGPGSAVAAVSPDLRVGSFNISGVSFDSSVSGEEQVWKVRRPKVVSQVLGQKLDVLGVQEANVSAIYQDRLTYGETQYADLLGALKAKGGTYALTNTSSYNCVNPRSTYKCVYQDRGAAGSDRILYNTSTTDLVRQGGVTYAARTPGRPERFLAWAVLRQKSTGKQYLFANTHLDPYDVNVRQRQWDELISNVNRLKGGLPVVAVGDFNTSKFSVYAGTYLPRMRSNGYGDVLNQQARQAKVTQPRAEALRRGWVNSFGNFNRDVTQWGYAADRTKVGNNIDWVFASNNIRVKAWETVVDVDPTTLRLRGVIPSDHALVRSTLVLP; this is encoded by the coding sequence ATGAAGTTGCGGATGTGCAGGTCGGCCGTCGCCCTCGCGGTGGCGGGAGCGATCACCGCCACGCTGGCCGCCACGGGCCCCGGGAGCGCCGTCGCGGCGGTGTCCCCGGACCTGCGCGTGGGCAGCTTCAACATCTCCGGCGTCAGCTTCGACTCCTCGGTCTCCGGTGAGGAGCAGGTGTGGAAGGTGCGCCGGCCCAAGGTCGTGTCCCAGGTCCTCGGGCAGAAGCTCGACGTCCTCGGGGTCCAGGAGGCCAACGTCAGCGCGATCTACCAGGACCGGCTGACCTACGGCGAGACGCAGTACGCCGACCTGCTGGGTGCCCTCAAGGCCAAGGGCGGCACCTACGCCCTGACGAACACCTCGTCCTACAACTGCGTCAACCCGCGCAGCACCTACAAGTGCGTCTACCAGGACCGCGGTGCGGCGGGCTCCGACCGGATCCTCTACAACACCTCCACGACCGACCTCGTGCGTCAGGGAGGCGTCACCTACGCCGCCCGCACCCCGGGTCGTCCGGAGCGGTTCCTCGCCTGGGCCGTGCTGCGGCAGAAGTCGACCGGGAAGCAGTACCTCTTCGCCAACACCCACCTCGACCCCTACGACGTGAACGTCCGGCAGCGCCAGTGGGACGAGCTGATCTCGAACGTCAACCGGCTCAAGGGGGGACTTCCCGTGGTGGCCGTCGGTGACTTCAACACCTCGAAGTTCAGCGTGTACGCCGGGACCTACCTGCCCCGCATGCGCAGCAACGGCTACGGCGACGTGCTCAACCAGCAGGCCCGCCAGGCCAAGGTCACCCAGCCCCGCGCCGAGGCGCTGCGCCGGGGGTGGGTCAACTCCTTCGGCAACTTCAACCGCGACGTCACCCAGTGGGGGTACGCCGCGGACCGGACCAAGGTCGGCAACAACATCGACTGGGTCTTCGCCAGCAACAACATCCGGGTGAAGGCGTGGGAGACCGTCGTCGACGTCGACCCGACCACCCTCCGCCTGCGCGGCGTGATCCCCTCCGACCACGCCCTGGTGCGCAGCACGCTCGTGCTCCCCTGA
- a CDS encoding acyltransferase family protein, with product MSTSPSRPRLAALDGLRLVAALAVLAFHYVGIELPYWGVPSYVEFPGLNEVARYGYLGVNVFFAISGFVILMTAYDRSIESFAASRVARLFPAYWAVVLLTAVLQQFWTGGRNPTLSDVLVNLTMTQEAYDVVNVQGAFWTLWIELKFYLLIGVFILVGMTRRRVLAFCVLWPLLGQVAAATDSGFLRSLLIPTYAPYFAAGMLLFLVFRERHDVTTWLALLLNWVLCLRQTMAYAERATDLVGAPVSPVVAALVVSGGLLAILACSRGAVSRISWGWLTFAGSLTYPLYLVHGQLGFFLIDTLQTRTGSYAVLAIATSASLLLAYLVHLVAEKPVAPRLRRQVLASLETRASEP from the coding sequence GTGTCGACTTCCCCGTCGCGGCCCCGGTTGGCCGCCCTGGACGGCCTGCGCCTCGTCGCAGCGCTCGCCGTGCTCGCCTTCCACTACGTCGGGATCGAGCTGCCGTACTGGGGCGTCCCCTCCTACGTCGAGTTCCCCGGGTTGAACGAGGTGGCCCGTTACGGCTACCTCGGCGTGAACGTCTTCTTCGCGATCAGCGGCTTCGTGATCCTGATGACGGCCTACGACCGGAGCATCGAGTCGTTCGCGGCCTCGCGGGTCGCGCGGCTCTTCCCCGCCTACTGGGCGGTGGTGCTGCTCACCGCCGTGCTGCAGCAGTTCTGGACCGGGGGGCGCAACCCCACGCTGAGCGACGTCCTGGTCAACCTCACCATGACGCAGGAGGCCTACGACGTGGTGAACGTCCAGGGAGCCTTCTGGACCCTGTGGATCGAGCTGAAGTTCTACCTGCTGATCGGCGTGTTCATCCTGGTCGGCATGACCCGGCGCCGGGTGCTGGCCTTCTGCGTCCTGTGGCCGCTCCTGGGACAGGTCGCCGCCGCCACCGACAGCGGCTTCCTGCGGTCGCTGCTCATCCCCACCTACGCGCCCTACTTCGCGGCCGGCATGCTCCTCTTCCTGGTCTTCCGCGAGCGCCACGACGTCACCACCTGGTTGGCGCTGCTCCTGAACTGGGTGCTGTGCCTGCGGCAGACCATGGCGTACGCCGAACGCGCCACCGACCTCGTCGGCGCGCCCGTCTCGCCCGTGGTCGCGGCACTGGTGGTCTCCGGCGGCCTGCTCGCCATCCTGGCCTGCTCCCGCGGCGCCGTGTCGAGGATCTCCTGGGGATGGCTGACCTTCGCGGGCTCGCTGACCTACCCGCTCTACCTGGTCCACGGCCAGCTCGGGTTCTTCCTCATCGACACGCTGCAGACCCGGACGGGCAGCTACGCCGTGCTCGCGATCGCCACGTCGGCGAGCCTGCTGCTCGCCTACCTGGTGCACCTCGTCGCGGAGAAGCCGGTCGCCCCGCGCCTGCGTCGGCAGGTCCTGGCCTCCCTCGAGACCCGGGCGTCGGAGCCCTAG
- a CDS encoding CDP-glycerol glycerophosphotransferase family protein, translating into MSPESTLPRRWRGKVARRVLAARRTVRAAHPDVTVVVVLDGGVRAARRALEAARAQTHARVEVLAVAADERLLALARAAASDDGRVHVVEAPGCDRARARAFGAVAANGAWLLFVAPGQVLHREAVARLLAGREQGPHDAGVVLGGLAGADPAASWARTPLLARLLVEQERWARALDDAEPAGLTAATGLLALGHVVADGVVVDDVRDQPDWWSSSRDPAAELSARVAQDRASLALLERDDQLRHRRERASGALTDDLPPVLAAAELLDEAGWRLLCSHAAELFAVADLATVPVTPRAAAWLAAQDRREDLVALVAARRAASGHLATEVVDGRVLALLPGAGDLPDDVRELTVAESGVAARVVGHRVEGEELVVDLQAGLRRVDEHAPVVRLEAVGAGSVVLGDLPVELTADPAVTAWLGEAHQRHDTGAVRTRLPLAALGEGTWELRVEVTDRGVTRTGLAHGPVSAAAPATSAPSAPGPGPDPDLSAHEQRRLQDGFAAASGPLDPRLLLAVPVASGLTSDAAALAARWAEHAGPGARVLVAVDDLAAPVVPGAEAVLRRSPGWYAALAEAGWVVTDHDDVLGTLDTQAGATGEGWYAPRAGQRVVRTTTGGPGPARGLARWRRLGLVPSHVEQLLDRTSRRWTDALAPVPDLARLVVEDWAHDGPVLALGQPRTDALVGPSADDRRAAVRAALGLSDGDTAVLWATTCRDDVTGACLAAAGGPGPDAARVAGLLGAGHVLLRLHDHCGRHDPPRGGARLLDVPDHPVADLVLAADAAVVDFSPLRHDLAVAGRPVVVWAPDLADHVDRQGELFDLPASTAGPTVGSTEEVVDALADVPALRAAWTPRRDALVAHLAGLDDGHATDRVLTSLDPSAARV; encoded by the coding sequence ATGAGCCCCGAGTCCACCCTGCCGCGCCGCTGGCGCGGCAAGGTCGCTCGCCGCGTCCTCGCCGCCCGTCGCACCGTGCGGGCGGCCCACCCCGACGTCACCGTCGTGGTGGTCCTCGACGGTGGGGTCCGTGCGGCCCGGCGCGCCCTCGAGGCCGCCCGGGCGCAGACCCACGCCCGTGTCGAGGTGCTCGCCGTGGCGGCCGACGAGCGGCTGCTCGCCCTGGCGCGGGCGGCCGCGTCCGACGACGGGCGGGTGCACGTCGTCGAGGCGCCCGGCTGCGACCGGGCCCGCGCCCGGGCCTTCGGCGCCGTCGCGGCCAACGGCGCCTGGCTCCTCTTCGTCGCCCCCGGCCAGGTCCTGCACCGCGAGGCCGTCGCCCGGCTGCTCGCGGGCCGCGAGCAGGGCCCCCACGACGCCGGCGTGGTGCTCGGCGGCCTCGCCGGGGCCGACCCGGCCGCCTCCTGGGCGCGTACGCCGCTGCTCGCCCGCCTGCTCGTCGAGCAGGAGCGCTGGGCCCGCGCCCTCGACGACGCCGAGCCGGCCGGCCTGACCGCGGCCACCGGGCTCCTCGCGCTGGGCCACGTGGTCGCCGACGGCGTCGTCGTCGACGACGTCCGCGACCAGCCCGACTGGTGGAGCAGCAGCCGCGACCCCGCCGCCGAGCTGTCGGCGAGGGTGGCGCAGGACCGCGCCTCGCTGGCGCTGCTCGAGCGCGACGACCAGCTCCGTCACCGTCGCGAGCGCGCCTCCGGGGCGCTGACCGACGACCTGCCCCCGGTGCTCGCCGCCGCCGAGCTGCTCGACGAGGCGGGCTGGCGGCTGCTGTGCTCCCACGCCGCCGAGCTGTTCGCGGTGGCCGACCTGGCGACCGTCCCGGTCACGCCGCGGGCCGCGGCCTGGCTGGCGGCCCAGGACCGGCGCGAGGACCTCGTCGCCCTGGTGGCGGCCCGTCGGGCGGCCTCGGGCCACCTGGCCACCGAGGTCGTCGACGGTCGGGTGCTGGCGCTGCTCCCCGGGGCGGGCGACCTGCCCGACGACGTCCGCGAGCTGACGGTCGCCGAGTCCGGCGTCGCCGCCCGGGTCGTGGGCCACCGCGTCGAGGGCGAGGAGCTGGTGGTCGACCTGCAGGCCGGGCTGCGGCGGGTCGACGAGCACGCGCCCGTCGTACGGCTGGAGGCGGTGGGGGCCGGCTCCGTCGTCCTCGGCGACCTGCCGGTCGAGCTCACCGCCGACCCCGCGGTGACGGCCTGGCTCGGCGAGGCCCACCAGCGCCACGACACCGGCGCCGTGCGGACCCGGCTCCCGCTCGCGGCGCTGGGGGAGGGGACCTGGGAGCTGCGGGTCGAGGTCACCGACCGGGGCGTCACCCGCACCGGCCTGGCCCACGGTCCGGTCTCGGCGGCCGCGCCCGCGACCTCGGCTCCGTCGGCGCCGGGCCCGGGCCCCGACCCGGACCTGTCCGCCCACGAGCAGCGACGGCTGCAGGACGGCTTCGCGGCGGCCTCCGGGCCGCTCGACCCCCGCCTGCTGCTCGCCGTCCCGGTCGCCTCGGGCCTCACCTCCGACGCAGCGGCCCTGGCCGCCCGGTGGGCCGAGCACGCCGGTCCGGGCGCGCGGGTCCTGGTCGCGGTCGACGACCTCGCGGCCCCCGTCGTGCCCGGGGCGGAGGCGGTGCTGCGGCGCAGTCCGGGGTGGTACGCCGCCCTGGCCGAGGCCGGGTGGGTGGTCACCGACCACGACGACGTCCTCGGCACGCTCGACACGCAGGCGGGGGCGACGGGCGAGGGCTGGTACGCCCCGCGCGCCGGCCAGCGCGTCGTACGCACCACGACCGGAGGTCCCGGTCCCGCCCGCGGGCTGGCGCGCTGGCGGCGGCTCGGCCTGGTGCCCTCGCACGTCGAGCAGCTGCTCGACCGCACCTCGCGGCGCTGGACCGACGCGCTGGCGCCGGTGCCGGACCTCGCGCGCCTGGTCGTCGAGGACTGGGCCCACGACGGCCCGGTGCTCGCCCTCGGCCAGCCCCGCACCGACGCCCTGGTCGGCCCGTCAGCGGACGACCGTCGCGCCGCGGTCCGCGCCGCGCTGGGCCTGTCGGACGGCGACACGGCCGTGCTCTGGGCCACCACCTGCCGCGACGACGTCACCGGCGCGTGCCTCGCCGCTGCCGGCGGGCCTGGCCCCGACGCCGCCCGGGTGGCCGGCCTGCTCGGTGCGGGCCACGTGCTGCTGCGGCTGCACGACCACTGCGGCCGTCACGACCCGCCGCGCGGCGGCGCCCGCCTGCTCGACGTGCCCGACCACCCGGTGGCCGACCTCGTGCTCGCGGCCGACGCCGCCGTCGTGGACTTCTCCCCGCTGCGCCACGACCTCGCGGTCGCCGGCCGCCCGGTCGTGGTCTGGGCCCCCGACCTGGCCGACCACGTCGACCGGCAGGGCGAGCTGTTCGACCTCCCCGCCTCGACCGCCGGTCCCACCGTGGGGTCGACGGAGGAGGTCGTCGACGCCCTGGCCGACGTACCCGCACTCCGGGCCGCGTGGACCCCCCGCCGCGACGCCCTCGTCGCCCACCTGGCCGGTCTCGACGACGGCCACGCCACCGACCGCGTCCTCACCTCGCTCGACCCCTCGGCCGCCCGCGTGTGA
- a CDS encoding TylF/MycF/NovP-related O-methyltransferase, with product MGLNALSRQRARQARSAVTRWWGQARHDTAEDPELVAQLRRRLRRARAAAEREKAEKERLRRELRTTRVSLRNPFPEIELPATVLAVADTVVAEQLSYLRRENLLALAAVVREADLAGREGLVIEAGTALGGSGIVMASAKAPTRTMRVYDVFGQIPSPSDRDGEDVQQRYEVIAAGAARGVGDDLYYGYRDDLLGEVTASYERLGVPLDDHRVELVRGLFQDTLEVDEPVAVAHLDGDWYDSTMTCLERIAPRLVPGGRLVLDDYYHWSGCRTAVDDYFAGRTGFQLEHRARLHVVRR from the coding sequence ATGGGACTCAACGCCCTCTCACGTCAACGAGCACGCCAGGCCCGGAGCGCGGTCACGCGGTGGTGGGGCCAGGCCCGGCACGACACCGCCGAGGACCCCGAGCTGGTCGCGCAGCTGCGTCGCCGGCTGCGCCGGGCCCGTGCCGCCGCGGAGCGGGAGAAGGCGGAGAAGGAACGGCTGCGGCGGGAGCTGCGCACCACCCGCGTCTCGCTGCGCAACCCGTTCCCGGAGATCGAGCTGCCGGCGACCGTCCTCGCCGTGGCCGACACGGTGGTGGCGGAGCAGCTGTCCTACCTGCGGCGGGAGAACCTCCTCGCCCTGGCCGCGGTGGTCCGCGAGGCCGACCTCGCAGGTCGTGAAGGGCTGGTGATCGAGGCCGGGACCGCGCTGGGCGGGTCGGGGATCGTGATGGCCAGCGCCAAGGCGCCCACCCGGACGATGCGGGTCTACGACGTGTTCGGACAGATCCCGAGCCCCAGCGACCGCGACGGGGAGGACGTGCAGCAGCGCTACGAGGTGATCGCGGCGGGAGCCGCCAGGGGCGTCGGGGACGACCTCTACTACGGCTACCGCGACGACCTGCTCGGCGAGGTCACCGCGTCCTACGAGCGGCTGGGTGTCCCGCTGGACGACCACCGGGTCGAGCTCGTCCGCGGTCTGTTCCAGGACACGCTGGAGGTCGACGAGCCGGTGGCCGTGGCCCACCTGGACGGCGACTGGTACGACTCCACGATGACCTGCCTGGAGCGCATCGCCCCGCGCCTGGTGCCGGGTGGTCGTCTGGTCCTCGACGACTACTACCACTGGTCGGGCTGTCGCACCGCCGTCGACGACTACTTCGCGGGACGCACCGGGTTCCAGCTCGAGCACCGCGCCCGGTTGCACGTCGTACGCCGCTGA